In a genomic window of Magnolia sinica isolate HGM2019 chromosome 14, MsV1, whole genome shotgun sequence:
- the LOC131225991 gene encoding ABC transporter G family member 43-like → MSFRSMNSPSEIVWWIGDQPVFASKHSPTASPNSSNYSGMNESVIVVPARGTKTPTTRAKMPGISSCSSPEILSKIENASPDTAKRVAVQLYGRLKSHGLREEARDAVLREDRGGEGLKGDDEEKEEERKKIEELLGMEYLLKDGFVSYLRDMVRITPPIPQQVVRFSGIKYSRKFEISSDGYATFGNKLLGCFFAPLRSLFRRKNTTELQILKGVDGYVMPGSITLLLGPPGAKSSLLETIAGKVRSGKSSVMEGDVTYNDKSASDIRLSRLIAYVSGQLNKHIPLLSVRETLEFARDCTQGLRPENFTPQMRKFFAHALVEGQDPFLEYVLQILGLKGVEHELAGEAISDTDRQKLTTAELALGTYSIMLYDQPFSGSDPAATYDLVDTIRTISRIQQSSAVMSLTQLSQEVFDLFDRIILLGDGHVLFQGPRQDAIPYFANLGYLKPSHVESGEFLEDIVAGEGSQYLAQGANPLSLDELAECYKSSDHHLDVMRIVKGEDVTHTYWIESEPGLGLSLKTPSKYDSSISPEPRREMELVVAKLSSKVGHSGGIESTGRVQVGDLVTGISINNEELRYLAVGSKRTRHERVFQVYSMLRGARGHVRLQVERYKEEEDEYQSQWNQFQRPFVQTWWKSTKTLIRRQLKITKRLHMLIKLRLFQAIILGVFAGTLFYKLGGQYKQQSMNSVRALGFVSTMSIMLINLVQLPLYMLQRPIFYKHRSQRFFRASSYTVAHCVVNLPQTFIEALAYTVCIYFPVGLSLEGNGLLFFYYLILLFLVAYFGSSVFFFLGAISSIPEVGNALAGLIVSIFLLFSGFVIYPSNIPLYWKWLVYVNPIHWANVSFCDLQFSKGYTDPCSKYLNQMPFCDQFPTMTVGKAYLAFNELSDDSGKPWLPYVILLGWTAITILSALVALKKIEFTGTSSSLPQLKKTPVISNYREDTENGWCSSDGYDEFPDKSSISKHARPRTPMSGPSVVEDVGGVGNWIEEFRLDMEWGRLGLPVVPVTLLFLDISFTRYDARLKERVQVFNSITGYAKPGTMLALLGGSKASKTTLLKCLSGRVPPDGSLNGEVQANGYNLSNAFSRVVGYVEKLDAHQPYLSVRESLLFSAGLRLDRTISSMSRHIHVELILDQLGLKLYANQLVGSLRDATGKTFEIAKKITIAVELAANPSVLFLEEPISGLDAAGISNILRILSHVSASGRIIVATLTHPNARALSFFHQALILTQDSRQGYFGPIGFNCNELLIYFTSIPKVPQYFQTQSPITFAMGALGLGIKRRGTPLADFAEIYQSSSLCGTNRKEISSIKRLNKQWKLRTVNSTYPTPYIRQAGLVLLRTQRFLWRNVQYTYGRLIGCVMIGLLMGSLYFQIEYRDIYGVTSRTLYIYMQIILIGVISANNVIPQIGTDRLVYFRERRAGMYLPIFYPVSWAVGEIPYFLIATLAVVGIGNGMAGIATGTASEFLVYWLTLFVFTVCVTYFGMMLTFLAPVPTLAAFATSIVTSIWVSASGVVVVFSDIKFYKWVYWSNPFQFAMNALTSISFFCETKKCGLDCRCPRLPDGSYVWDRLASTRALSKGRIDLDMATLAGMCVLFAGLAFLFFVLLKHNSPPLR, encoded by the exons ATGTCATTCCGATCCATGAATTCACCATCAGAGATCGTGTGGTGGATCGGAGACCAGCCAGTATTCGCAAGCAAGCATTCTCCCACAGCATCACCAAACAGTAGCAACTACTCAGGCATGAATGAAAGTGTGATAGTAGTCCCAGCTCGAGGAACCAAGACCCCAACGACCCGAGCAAAGATGCCGGGTATCTCTAGCTGTTCTTCGCCAGAAATCCTATCGAAGATCGAGAACGCGTCGCCAGATACTGCCAAACGGGTAGCGGTGCAGCTCTATGGGAGATTGAAGAGCCATGGGCTGCGGGAAGAGGCTCGTGATGCGGTCCTGAGAGAAGATAGAGGAGGAGAAGGATTGAAAGGAGATgatgaggagaaagaagaagagaggaaaaagatAGAAGAGCTGTTGGGGATGGAATATCTTTTGAAAGACGGTTTTGTTAGTTATCTTCGAGATATGGTGCGAATTACACCACCTATTCCTCAACAG GTGGTTCGTTTTTCAGGCATAAAATACTCAAGAAAGTTCGAAATTTCGAGCGACGGATACGCAACATTTGGCAACAAGCTATTGGGATGTTTCTTCGCGCCACTTCGGAGTCTTTTCCGTAGAAAGAATACAACGGAGTTGCAAATTCTCAAAGGCGTGGATGGATATGTCATGCCGGGGTCCATCACCCTTCTCCTCGGTCCTCCAG GCGCGAAGAGCAGCCTTCTAGAGACAATTGCTGGGAAGGTAAGAAGCGGGAAAAGTTCGGTGATGGAAGGTGATGTAACGTACAACGATAAGAGCGCGTCGGACATACGTCTCAGTAGACTCATTGCTTACGTCAGCGGCCAGCTTAACAA GCACATTCCTCTGTTATCAGTCCGAGAAACGCTTGAATTTGCAAGGGATTGCACGCAAGGGCTGCGCCCCGAGAACTTCACACCCCAGATGAGGAAGTTCTTTGCCCATGCACTGGTGGAGGGACAAGATCCATTCCTTGAGTATGTACTCCAAATCTTGGGCCTCAAGGGGGTAGAACACGAGCTTGCAGGTGAAGCCATCTCGGACACCGATCGCCAGAAGCTGACCACGGCCGAGTTGGCGCTTGGTACGTATTCCATCATGCTTTACGACCAGCCATTTTCGGGATCAGACCCAGCAGCTACCTACGACTTAGTGGACACCATCCGGACCATCAGCAGGATCCAACAGTCATCGGCCGTCATGTCCCTCACGCAGCTCTCACAGGAAGTGTTCGATCTTTTCGATCGGATCATACTCCTCGGGGATGGACATGTGTTGTTTCAAGGGCCCCGCCAGGATGCTATTCCCTACTTTGCCAACCTCGG GTATCTAAAGCCATCACATGTAGAATCCGGCGAGTTCCTCGAAGACATCGTGGCCGGAGAAGGATCGCAGTATCTGGCACAAGGAGCTAACCCCTTGAGCCTTGACGAGCTCGCCGAGTGCTACAAATCATCAGATCACCACTTAGATGTTATGAGGATTGTCAAGGGAGAGGATGTAACGCACACGTACTGGATAGAGAGTGAGCCTGGCCTCGGCTTGTCACTGAAGACTCCGTCCAAATATGATTCTTCAATCAGCCCCGAACCACGGCGTGAGATGG AACTGGTGGTTGCTAAGCTTTCTAGCAAAGTAGGGCACTCAGGAGGGATTGAGAGTACAGGAAGAGTTCAGGTGGGTGATCTAGTGACTGGAATATCCATAAATAATGAAGAACTACGGTATCTTGCAGTCGGATCAAAGAGAACCAGACATGAGCGTGTGTTTCAAGTGTACTCCATGCTAAGGGGTGCCCGTGGACATGTCCGTCTTCAAGTCGAACGCTACAAAGAAGAG GAGGACGAGTATCAATCTCAATGGAACCAATTCCAGAGGCCCTTTGTCCAAACATGGTGGAAGTCTACCAAAACTCTCATCCGCAGGCAACTAAAAATCACCAAACGACTTCACATGTTAATCAAGCTAAGGCTGTTCCAG GCCATCATTTTGGGTGTATTCGCGGGCACGTTGTTCTACAAGCTTGGAGGCCAATACAAGCAGCAGAGCATGAACTCAGTCCGTGCCCTTGGCTTTGTATCCACCATGAGCATAATGCTGATAAACTTAGTCCAGCTTCCTCTCTACATGCTCCAAAGGCCTATTTTCTACAAGCACAGGTCACAGAGGTTCTTCAGAGCTTCCTCATACACAGTTGCTCATTGTGTAGTCAATCTCCCGCAGACATTCATAGAA GCATTGGCATATACTGTGTGCATTTATTTTCCAGTGGGACTGTCTTTGGAAGGAAACGGACTGCTCTTCTTCTACTATctgattttgttatttttggttgCCTACTTTGGTTCCTCAGTCTTCTTCTTCCTCGGTGCGATTTCATCCATTCCAGAAGTAGGAAATGCTTTGGCAG GCCTCATTGTCTCCATCTTCCTGCTCTTCAGTGGCTTTGTAATCTACCCATCTAACATCCCTCTCTACTGGAAATGGCTCGTGTATGTGAACCCGATTCACTGGGCCAATGTCTCCTTCTGTGACCTCCAGTTCTCCAAAGGCTACACTGACCCCTGCTCGAAATACCTCAACCAAATGCCATTCTGTGACCAGTTTCCAACAATGACAGTTGGAAAAGCCTACTTGGCCTTCAACGAACTATCTGATGACTCTGGAAAGCCATGGCTTCCTTATGTCATTTTATTGGGGTGGACAGCCATCACCATCTTGTCAGCATTGGTGGCTCTGAAGAAGATAGAATTCACAGGGACAAGCTCATCGTTGCCACAGCTGAAGAAGACACCAGTTATAAGCAATTACAGGGAGGATACTGAAAATGGGTGGTGTTCATCCGATGGTTATGATGAGTTTCCAGACAAATCCAGCATTTCCAAGCATGCCAGGCCACGGACACCCATGTCAGGTCCCAGTGTGGTGGAGGATGTTGGAGGGGTTGGAAATTGGATTGAGGAGTTTCGATTAGATATGGAGTGGGGCCGGCTAGGCCTGCCAGTTGTGCCAGTGACACTCTTGTTCCTGGATATTTCATTCACTAG GTATGATGCCAGACTGAAAGAAAGAGTTCAAGTTTTCAACAGTATCACTGGCTATGCTAAACCTGGAACCATGCTAGCCTTATTAGGTGGCTCCAAAGCAAGTAAGACCACTCTCCTCAAATGCCTCTCTGGCAGAGTCCCTCCAGATGGCAGCCTTAATGGCGAGGTCCAAGCCAATGGCTACAACCTGTCTAATGCCTTTTCTAGAGTTGTTGGCTATGTTGAGAAGCTAGACGCCCACCAGCCTTACCTTTCTGTGCGCGAGTCCCTCCTTTTCAGTGCTGGCCTCCGGCTTGACCGAACAATCAGCTCCATGAGCCGCCACATCCATGTCGAGCTAATCCTCGACCAACTCGGCTTGAAGCTTTATGCTAACCAACTTGTTGGGTCCCTCCGTGATGCCACCGGAAAAACCTTCGAGATAGCGAAGAAGATCACCATTGCTGTTGAGCTTGCTGCAAACCCAAGTGTCCTCTTTCTTGAAGAACCAATCTCTGGCCTTGATGCTGCTGGAATTTCAAATATACTCAGAATTCTCTCACATGTGTCAGCTTCTGGCCGCATCATAGTTGCGACCCTCACCCATCCTAATGCACGCGCACTCTCCTTCTTTCATCAAGCTCTAATCCTAACACAAGATAGCCGCCAAGGGTATTTTGGTCCAATAGGATTTAACTGCAACGAATTGCTGATCTACTTCACTTCAATCCCAAAGGTTCCTCAATATTTCCAGACACAGAGCCCAATTACCTTTGCCATGGGGGCTCTAGGATTAGGGATCAAAAGGAGAGGCACTCCTTTGGCTGATTTCGCTGAGATATACCAAAGTAGCTCCTTGTGTGGGACAAACAGGAAGGAGATTAGCAGTATAAAGAGGTTGAACAAGCAATGGAAATTGAGGACTGTAAATTCCACATACCCAACACCATATATAAGGCAAGCAGGGCTGGTGCTACTAAGGACGCAGAGATTCTTATGGAGGAATGTACAATATACATATGGTCGCCTTATTGGGTGTGTGATGATCGGTCTCCTAATGGGTTCTCTGTATTTTCAAATTGAATACAGAGATATATATGGTGTGACTTCACGTACACTGTACATATACATGCAAATTATACTCATTGGCGTGATCTCAGCAAATAATGTTATTCCCCAGATTGGCACAGACAGGTTGGTCTATTTTCGAGAGAGAAGGGCAGGAATGTACCTGCCAATCTTTTACCCTGTGTCATGGGCGGTTGGAGAGATACCGTATTTTCTTATTGCAACACTTGCGGTGGTAGGGATTGGGAATGGAATGGCAGGGATTGCGACAGGTACAGCCTCAGAGTTCCTAGTGTACTGGTTGACACTCTTTGTGTTCACAGTTTGTGTGACATATTTCGGGATGATGCTGACATTCCTAGCGCCGGTGCCAACCTTGGCAGCATTTGCCACATCAATCGTGACATCGATATGGGTGTCAGCTTCTGGTGTGGTCGTTGTGTTCTCTGATATAAAGTTCTACAAGTGGGTCTATTGGAGTAACCCATTTCAATTCGCGATGAATGCACTGACATCAATCAGTTTCTTTTGCGAAACAAAGAAATGCGGATTGGATTGCAGGTGCCCACGGTTGCCAGATGGTTCATACGTGTGGGACAGGTTGGCAAGCACGAGGGCTCTAAGCAAAGGGAGGATCGACTTAGACATGGCAACACTTGCAGGGATGTGTGTGTTGTTTGCAGGCCTCGCATTTCTTTTCTTCGTACTCTTGAAGCACAACTCACCCCCTCTGAGGTAG
- the LOC131225325 gene encoding polygalacturonase At1g48100-like has protein sequence MENRGMFFLVFCICLCLSSFPFVGGRFHNHTKHKHNYPPSQIAIPPSLSPEPSMNPGLMPDESSAPSLPPAPASSSNTAKSSSVFNVRKFGAIGDAVTDDTQAFKAAWEAACQVKSGVLLAPEGYTFMIQSMIFTGPCQNNLTFQIDGIISPPDGPDCWPQNNSKHQWLVFYRMDGMRLQGGGVIDGRGQKWWNLPCKPHRGIHGSTLPGPCDSPVALRFFMSSNLTVQGLKIRNSPQFHFRFDSCKNVIINTISVYSPALSPNTDGIHIENTDTVGIYDSIISNGDDCISIGSGSWNIDIKNITCGPSHGISIGSLGKHNSRACVKNITVRNTIIRHSDNGVRIKTWQGGSGSVSAVTFKDIYMDTVRNPIIIDQYYCLTKGCTNQTSAVLVSDILYTSIKGTYDIRSPPIHFGCSDSVPCTNLTLAEVELLPAQGNIVLDPFCWNAYGALRTLTIPPITCLMEGWPQALTAFDAEKC, from the exons ATGGAAAACCGCGGCATGTTCTTCCTTGTCTTCTGCATTTGCTTGTGTTTATCTTCATTTCCTTTTGTTGGAGGAAGATTTCATAATCATACAAAACACAAGCATAATTACCCACCTTCCCAAATTGCAATTCCACCGAGTCTTTCACCAGAGCCTTCTATGAATCCTGGTCTCATGCCAGACGAATCGTCTGCGCCAAGCCTTCCACCAGCGCCAGCCTCCAGTAGCAATACTGCTAAATCTTCTTCTGTTTTCAATGTACGTAAGTTCGGGGCAATCGGCGATGCTGTGActgatgatacacaggcattcaAGGCTGCTTGGGAAGCAGCTTGCCAGGTAAAATCAGGCGTTCTTCTCGCACCTGAAGGCTACACTTTCATGATTCAATCGATGATTTTCACAGGCCCATGTCAAAACAATTTGACATTTCAG ATTGATGGCATTATCTCGCCGCCAGACGGTCCAGATTGCTGGCCGCAGAATAACAGCAAGCACCAATGGCTGGTATTTTACAGAATGGATGGAATGAGACTACAAGGCGGCGGAGTCATAGATGGAAGGGGACAGAAGTGGTGGAATCTCCCCTGTAAACCTCACCGG GGAATTCACGGATCGACATTGCCCGGACCTTGTGACAGCCCAGTT GCTCTAAGGTTCTTCATGAGCTCCAATCTGACAGTACAAGGACTGAAAATTCGGAACAGTCCTCAGTTTCATTTCCGATTTGATAGTTGCAAGAACGTCATCATCAATACAATTTCAGTGTATTCACCTGCTCTCAGTCCTAACACAGATGGGATTCACATCGAGAACACTGATACAGTAGGAATTTACGATTCCATCATCTCCAACG GCGACGATTGTATATCGATTGGATCCGGTTCTTGGAACATAGACATAAAGAACATTACGTGCGGTCCCAGCCATGGAATCAG CATTGGAAGCTTAGGTAAACACAATTCGCGCGCATGTGTCAAGAACATAACGGTCCGCAACACCATCATAAGGCACTCGGATAACGGGGTCCGCATCAAGACATGGCAAGGTGGGTCAGGCTCGGTATCGGCCGTAACCTTCAAGGACATTTACATGGACACTGTGAGGAACCCGATCATCATCGACCAGTACTACTGTCTCACAAAGGGGTGCACCAACCAGACATCGGCGGTCCTTGTATCGGACATCTTGTACACAAGCATCAAAGGCACGTATGACATTCGGAGCCCGCCGATACATTTCGGTTGCAGCGACTCGGTCCCATGCACCAACTTAACACTAGCCGAGGTGGAGCTTCTTCCAGCCCAGGGTAACATTGTTTTGGACCCTTTCTGTTGGAATGCATACGGAGCTCTGCGAACGCTTACAATCCCACCGATCACATGCTTAATGGAGGGCTGGCCCCAGGCATTGACGGCGTTCGACGCTGAGAAATGCTAA
- the LOC131225341 gene encoding zinc finger CCCH domain-containing protein 3, with amino-acid sequence MPLAKYYCDYCDKQFQDTASARKRHLSGIQHQRAKSLWYDSFKDPYRIQSDGFGKGVCNHFVRTGFCQYGDACKYFHPKQNIQNPTQTISGMSSGMTLQPPIILGGPPVGGPLSGDVVRDGTRISLGNLPPSLQPPPEGGYPHLPFVDWG; translated from the exons atgccGCTCGCCAAATACTACTGCGACTACTGCGACAAGCAATTCCAAGACACGGCTTCTGCTAGAAAGCGCCATCTCTCCGGCATCCAACACCAGCGCGCCAAATCTCTCTGGTACGACTCCTTCAAAG ATCCATATCGAATTCAATCTGATGGCTTTGGAAAGGGCGTCTGCAATCATTTCGTCCGGACG GGATTTTGCCAGTATGGTGATGCATGCAAATATTTCCATCCTAAGCAAAATATACAAAACCCAACTCAAACCATATCAG GAATGAGTTCTGGAATGACTCTGCAGCCACCAATTATTTTGGGTGGTCCGCCTGTAGGAGGCCCTCTGTCAG GGGATGTGGTTAGAGACGGTACAAGAATTTCATTGGGGAACTTACCACCATCACTGCAGCCACCTCCAGAAGGGGGATATCCACACCTCCCTTTTGTTGACTGGGGATAG
- the LOC131225480 gene encoding polygalacturonase At1g48100 translates to MSIKIVRGLFFIWIVITVFSLNSHNADGRMHYHKKHKSHGSDIPSPVPQPPGYSPPSPPDSGDSGGDDPNNCVFDVRSYGAVGDGSTDDTAAFTSAWQAACAVESGVVLVPSDYIFTITSTIFSGPCKPGLVFQVDGVLMPPDGPDCWPEGDSKHQWLVFYRLNGMTLRGTGVIEGNGEKWWNLPCKPHRGPNGSTLPGPCESPVLIRFFMSSNLVVRDLHIQNSPQFHVKFDGCEGVLIDNISVNSPALSPNTDGVHVENTKSVGIYNSVISNGDDCVSIGTGCSGVDIENITCGPGHGISIGSLGVHNSQACVSNIMVRNAVIRNSDNGVRIKTWQGGTGSVSSITFDNILMENVRNCIIIDQYYCLTKACLNQTSAVFVTDVSYKNIKGTYDVRSPPIHFACSDTVPCYNITMSEVELLPAEGELVDDPFCWNAYGSQETLTIPPITCLQDGAPQTLKESSAYGC, encoded by the exons ATGTCGATCAAAATTGTTCGTGGGTTGTTCTTCATTTGGATTGTAATCACTGTTTTCTCACTCAATTCGCATAATGCGGATGGACGGATGCATTACCATAAGAAGCACAAGTCTCACGGCTCCGACATTCCTAGTCCTGTTCCTCAGCCCCCTGGCTATTCGCCTCCCTCTCCACCTGATTCAGGTGACTCAGGTGGTGATGACCCAAACAACTGTGTTTTCGACGTGAGATCATATGGAGCGGTTGGAGACGGCTCCACTGACGACACTGCAGCATTCACATCTGCATGGCAAGCGGCCTGCGCAGTTGAGTCTGGGGTCGTCCTGGTGCCTTCGGACTACATTTTCACGATAACGTCGACGATCTTCTCCGGCCCGTGTAAGCCGGGTCTTGTTTTTCAA GTGGATGGAGTTTTGATGCCGCCAGATGGGCCAGACTGCTGGCCAGAAGGTGATAGCAAGCATCAATGGCTGGTGTTTTATCGACTCAATGGGATGACTCTCAGAGGAACAGGAGTTATTGAAGggaatggagagaagtggtgGAACCTCCCCTGCAAACCTCACAGG GGTCCGAATGGATCGACATTGCCTGGACCTTGCGAAAGTCCTGTT TTAATTCGGTTCTTCATGAGCTCGAATCTGGTGGTCCGCGATCTTCACATTCAGAACAGTCCCCAATTCCATGTGAAGTTTGATGGCTGTGAAGGTGTCCTGATAGATAACATCTCCGTAAATTCCCCAGCTCTGAGTCCCAACACTGACGGGGTCCATGTCGAAAATACAAAGTCCGTTGGTATATACAACTCGGTTATAAGCAACG GTGACGATTGCGTTTCGATTGGAACAGGTTGCTCAGGGGTCGATATAGAGAACATAACTTGTGGGCCCGGTCATGGTATTAG CATTGGAAGTCTCGGCGTACACAACTCTCAGGCTTGTGTTTCTAACATAATGGTTCGGAACGCAGTCATACGGAATTCGGACAACGGGGTCCGGATCAAGACATGGCAAGGTGGGACGGGGTCTGTATCAAGCATAACCTTCGATAACATACTGATGGAGAACGTGCGCAACTGCATCATCATAGATCAGTACTATTGCTTGACTAAGGCATGCTTGAACCAAACGTCCGCCGTCTTTGTGACGGATGTCTCCTACAAGAACATCAAAGGCACATATGATGTTAGAAGCCCACCAATACACTTCGCGTGCAGTGACACGGTTCCGTGCTACAACATAACAATGTCGGAGGTGGAACTCCTTCCCGCCGAAGGGGAGCTGGTGGATGATCCCTTCTGTTGGAATGCTTATGGATCTCAAGAGACTCTTACAATCCCACCCATCACTTGCTTGCAAGATGGGGCACCTCAGACACTGAAAGAAAGCTCTGCATATGGGTGTTGA